Sequence from the Candidatus Methylomirabilota bacterium genome:
GTGATGGAGCCGTGCTCGTTGTCGAGCAGGATCCAGTCGAACCCGAGGTGGCCCAGCATCTCCACCACGGGGGGCGAGGGGAAGGTGCACATGACGCCGAAGGCAGCCTTCCCGGCGTAGAGCCGTTGCTTGAGCGTGTTCTCGCGCATGATCGTTTCCACCCTCCTTCTCAGGCGCCGCGCCTGCCCTCCGCGAGCTGGATCAGCGCCTCATGGATGCGCCGGTCGATCTCGAGGCCCTCGCGCGCGAGGCGCGCGCGGTCGCGATACGCGCGCTCGCCGGGAATGCGGATCTCGTCGACGCCTTCCTGCCGCGGCGTCGCCTTGATCACGGCGATCTCTGCGGCCAGCGCGCGCCGATAGTCTTCCAGTGGAGCGAACAGATCGGGCTTGAACGCGATGAAGAGGTACCCGCCGCCTTCCTGGTCGGCCGCCCCGCCACAGAGCACGCCGAGCGCGTGCATCGCGAGGGCCAGCGCGTAGCCCTTGTGCCCGCCGAAGGGCAGGATCGCGCCGCGTCGCGCGGCCCCCGCGTCCGTCGTGGGACGGCCGTGCTCGTCGATCGCCACGCCCTCCGGCAGTGGGATGCCGAGACGCTGCCGGAACTGGAGATCCGTGCCCATGAACGCGGAGGTGCCCAGATCGATCACCAGCGGGTCGCCTTCCATCGGAAAGCCGAAGGCGATCGGATTGGTGCCGAGGGCCGCCTTGGCACCGCCCAGCGGGGCGACCAAAGGGGGCGCGGCCACCGTGTGGATCCCGATCAGGCCTGCCCGCGCCACCATCTCGACGTAGTAGGCGCTGCGGCCGCTCATCCAGATGTTGTTGACGCCAACGAGCGCGAAGCCATGCGGTTGCGCCCGCTCGATCACCGCGCGCGTCGCGTAGTACATCCCCAGCATGCCGCTCTGGTTACCACCGTCGAAAAGCACCGAGACGCTCGTCTCCCTGAGCACGCGCATCGGGCGGCGCCGAGCCTTGAAGCGGGGGTGGTCGGCGACGTTGAGCAGCTTCGGCAGGCCGGAGTACTCGTAGCCGCACAGGGCCGCGTCGATCACGTGGTCGGCGAGGATACGGGCCTCCTCGGGCTCGTATCCGATCCCGCGCATGGCACCCTCGGACAGCGCGCGGGCCTCGGCGATGCTCAGGCGGACACGTTCGGTGGTATCGGCCGGCATTCTGGATCACGTGCCCGGCGTGATGGTTCGATCAACCACGCTCATGCCTTCTATGCCGTCGCCCGGCACCATCCCGTTCGGGAAGTGGGCCGAATCCTGAAACTGGACGTCATGGGCGGCCTGCGGACGGTCTGGTACTTCGTTGCGCAGTCGTCAAAGCGCGCCATCAGATTTGATCTCCCTGGGCCGACGTGAACTCTTCTTGCGTTGGGTGAGCGGGGTGCTCGCGGTGATCGGGCCCCCGCCGCTGGCGAGGCGGCCGTCTGCTCCACGACCCGGGAATCCTCGATCATGGCCAGAGGCGCAGCGCTCAGTGCATCACCGTCCCCCCATCGACGTTCCACGCTTGACCGGTGATGTGGTCGCTCAGCGAAGACGCGAAGAACAGCGCCAGGCGGGCGATGTCGTCAGGACGGGCGATGCGACCGGTGGGAGGAAGAGCGAGCACGGGGGCGTTCGGGTCGCGCTCTGCGAGCGCGCGCTCGCGCCGAGAGGTCGATTCACGCCGGCTCGTGTCGACGCTGCCGGGGCAGATCGCGTTGACCGTGATGCCGTGTGCTCCCAGCTCCTGGGCCATGGCCTGGGTGAGGCCGATCACGCCGAACTTCGACGCCGTGTAGGCGCCGCGCCGGGCGGTGCCTCGCTTGCCCGACACCGAGGCCATGTTGATGATCCGCCCGCTGCCGCGCCATAGCATGTGAGGGATCACGGCGCGGCTCATCAAGAACGTGCCCTTGAGATTGACGTCGATGACCAGATCCCACGCTTCCTCGGGCACTTCCCAGAGCAGACGACGATCAGCACCGTGGGGGGCGGCGGCGTTGTTGACGAGCACGTCGATGCGGCCGAGCTGCGCGAGGGCGTCCGCGACGAAGCCCTCCGCGTCGGTGGCGCGGCTCACGTCGCCGACAAGCGCGAGGACGCGACGCCCGAGGCCCTGGATCTCCCCGGCCAGGCTCTCGAGGCCCTTCCACCCGAGACGTATTTCCTCGAGCCCCTCCTCGTTCTCGTTCCGTGTCCCGCCAACCGCCACGTCCGTCACGACGACATCGGCACCCGCGCGGGCGAACGCGACGGAGATCGCACGACCCATCCCACGCGCCCGCGCGCATCCAGTGACCAGCACGATCTTGCCGTCGAATTCGCTCACCGGGCGAACCTCCTTACTCGAGCCGCCGCCGACGTGCCCAGCCTTGGCTCAGCGCCCCACGCGCGGAAGCCGTCTCTCATGGGTCCTCCTCGCCAGGCGTGGGGAACTCAGATCCCGAGATACGCCTTTTTCACGCCTTCGTCACGCAAGAGCTCGTCGGCCTTGCCCTGCATCACGAGCGTTCCCGTCTCCAGCACGTAGCCGTACTGCGCGAGGGTCAGCGCGAGCATCGCGTTCTGCTCCACGAGGATGATCGAGACGTCGAGCGCGTTGATCTGCCGGATGACCTTGCCGATCTCCGCCGTCATGATCGGCGAGAGCCCCATGGAGGGCTCGTCCAGCAGGAGCAGCTTCGGCCGGGTCATGAGGGCGCGGGCGATGGCCAGCATCTGCTGCTCGCCGCCCGACAGCGAGCCCGCGAGCTGGCGCCCCCGCTCGCGCAGGATCGGGAAGTGCTCGTAGATCATGGCGAGCGTGGACGCGACCCCAGATTTCTTGGTGCGGAGATATGCGCCCATTTTCAGATTTTCGAGGACGCTCATCTTCGGGAAGAGCCGGCGGCCTTCGGGGACGTGCGCGATGCCGAGTCGCACGATGTCGTGCGGCGCGAGGCCGACCAGTGACGTGTTCTCGAAGCGCGCCTCCCCGCCGCTCGGTGTGATCAGACCCGTGAGCGCGCGGAGGCTCGTCGTCTTGCCCGCGCCGTTCGCGCCGATCAGGCTGACGATGGCGCGGGCGGGCACCTGCAAGGAGAGGCCCTTCACCGCTTCCACCGCGCCGTAACGGACCCGGAGGTCTCGGACCTCAAGCATGCGCGAGTCCCGCGCCGAGGTAGGCTTCGATCACCCTCGCGTTCGTGCTCACGTCGGCGGGCGTGCCCTCGGCGAGCTTCTGCCCGAAGTTCAGCACGACGATGCGCTCGCACGTTCCCATGACCGCCTTCATGTTGTGCTCGACGAGCAGGATGGTGGTGCCCCGATCGCGGATGGTCTTCACCAGCGCCATGACGCGACCGCTCTCGTCGAGATTCATCCCGGTCACCGGCTCGTCGAGCAACAGGAGCCGCGGTCGTGCGGCCAGGGCCATGGCGATCCCGAGCGCGCGCTGGTGGCCATGCGGGAGATTCCGCGCGAGCTGATCGGCGTGAGTGGACAGCCCCGCGAAGTCCAGCACCTCGCGGCTGCGGGCGACCTCTTCCGCTGGGTACGTCCGACGGCTGAACAGCACCTGGCCCAGGCCCTTCCTGCTGTGCAGGTGCAGGCCGAGGAGGACGTTCTCCAGCGCCGTCAGCTCCTGGAAGAGCGTGGTGAGCTGGAAGGTGCGCACCAGTCCACGCCGGACGACTTGATGCGGCCGGAGCCGGGTGATGTCGGCGCCGTCGAACCGGATGGTGCCGGCCGTCGGCCGGATGAAGCCGGACAGCAGATTGAAGTAGGTCGTCTTGCCCGCGCCGTTCGGGCCGATGAGGCCGACGATCTCGCCTTCGGAGACGGTGAGATCGACATGGTCGACGGCGGCGAGTCCGCCGAAGTACCGGGTGAGGCCCCGCGTTTCGAGAAGGAGCCGGGAGCTCACGCGGCCGGGCTCGGGCTCTCCGCCGCGGCGCTCTTCCACCACCGGAGCCCCGCCAGCTTTCCGGGCAACGTGATGAGACCGCCGGGCAAGAAGAGGATGGTCAGCAGCATCACGATCGAGTAGAAGATGGTCTCGTAGGCGCTGCCCCGGAAGGGTTCGGAGAGGAGCGACAGGAAGACGGCCCCGACGATCGGGCCCGCGAAGTGGCCCCGACCGCCGACGAAGTTGTAGATGAGGATGTTGGTGGCGAGCAGAAAGCCGAACTCCGGCGGGAAGAGAAAGCGGATGAAATGCGCGTAGAAGGCGCCGGCCACGCCCGCGAAGAAGCAGCCGAGCGCGAAGGCCAGCAGCTTGTAGTTGGCGATGTTGACGCCGAGCGACTGCGCGAGGTTATCGGCCAGGCCAATGCCCTTCCAGACGAGCCCGAGGCGACTTCGCTCCAGCTTTCCGAGAATGACGAGCACCACGAGCATGAGGACGAGCCCCAGGTAGTACTGGCTCGTTTTCGTGGCCAGCGTCATGCCCAGGATGCTGGGCTTCGGAACACCGCTCAAGCCGGCATTGCCGCGGGTCAGGGGGACCCAGATCGAGGCGATGAGGCGAACCGCCTCGACGAAGGCCACCGTCACCATGGCGAAGTAGACGCCCCGCAGCCTCAGCGAGGGATAGCCGATGCCGAGGCCGACGGCGGCGGCCAGGACGGCCCCCCCGAGCAGCGAGAGCTCGAAGGGAACGCCGAGATCTTTGGCGAGGAGCGCCGACGTGTACGCCCCGATGCACATGAACGCCGAGTGTCCGATGTTGAGCTGGCCGCAGGAGAGC
This genomic interval carries:
- a CDS encoding Ldh family oxidoreductase — its product is MPADTTERVRLSIAEARALSEGAMRGIGYEPEEARILADHVIDAALCGYEYSGLPKLLNVADHPRFKARRRPMRVLRETSVSVLFDGGNQSGMLGMYYATRAVIERAQPHGFALVGVNNIWMSGRSAYYVEMVARAGLIGIHTVAAPPLVAPLGGAKAALGTNPIAFGFPMEGDPLVIDLGTSAFMGTDLQFRQRLGIPLPEGVAIDEHGRPTTDAGAARRGAILPFGGHKGYALALAMHALGVLCGGAADQEGGGYLFIAFKPDLFAPLEDYRRALAAEIAVIKATPRQEGVDEIRIPGERAYRDRARLAREGLEIDRRIHEALIQLAEGRRGA
- a CDS encoding SDR family NAD(P)-dependent oxidoreductase: MSEFDGKIVLVTGCARARGMGRAISVAFARAGADVVVTDVAVGGTRNENEEGLEEIRLGWKGLESLAGEIQGLGRRVLALVGDVSRATDAEGFVADALAQLGRIDVLVNNAAAPHGADRRLLWEVPEEAWDLVIDVNLKGTFLMSRAVIPHMLWRGSGRIINMASVSGKRGTARRGAYTASKFGVIGLTQAMAQELGAHGITVNAICPGSVDTSRRESTSRRERALAERDPNAPVLALPPTGRIARPDDIARLALFFASSLSDHITGQAWNVDGGTVMH
- a CDS encoding ABC transporter ATP-binding protein, whose translation is MLEVRDLRVRYGAVEAVKGLSLQVPARAIVSLIGANGAGKTTSLRALTGLITPSGGEARFENTSLVGLAPHDIVRLGIAHVPEGRRLFPKMSVLENLKMGAYLRTKKSGVASTLAMIYEHFPILRERGRQLAGSLSGGEQQMLAIARALMTRPKLLLLDEPSMGLSPIMTAEIGKVIRQINALDVSIILVEQNAMLALTLAQYGYVLETGTLVMQGKADELLRDEGVKKAYLGI
- a CDS encoding ABC transporter ATP-binding protein — protein: MSSRLLLETRGLTRYFGGLAAVDHVDLTVSEGEIVGLIGPNGAGKTTYFNLLSGFIRPTAGTIRFDGADITRLRPHQVVRRGLVRTFQLTTLFQELTALENVLLGLHLHSRKGLGQVLFSRRTYPAEEVARSREVLDFAGLSTHADQLARNLPHGHQRALGIAMALAARPRLLLLDEPVTGMNLDESGRVMALVKTIRDRGTTILLVEHNMKAVMGTCERIVVLNFGQKLAEGTPADVSTNARVIEAYLGAGLAHA
- a CDS encoding branched-chain amino acid ABC transporter permease; translated protein: MPRSARTAAALIVVVALLTLLPLVAGDYYVYLFALVFINVILAASLRPSLSCGQLNIGHSAFMCIGAYTSALLAKDLGVPFELSLLGGAVLAAAVGLGIGYPSLRLRGVYFAMVTVAFVEAVRLIASIWVPLTRGNAGLSGVPKPSILGMTLATKTSQYYLGLVLMLVVLVILGKLERSRLGLVWKGIGLADNLAQSLGVNIANYKLLAFALGCFFAGVAGAFYAHFIRFLFPPEFGFLLATNILIYNFVGGRGHFAGPIVGAVFLSLLSEPFRGSAYETIFYSIVMLLTILFLPGGLITLPGKLAGLRWWKSAAAESPSPAA